The DNA sequence CGTTTGCATTTTCTCCGATCCAGGATTTGATGAACTCTTCTCTTGTATAAGTGATCAGTCCATAACTGGGATCCGAAATATATACTTTGTTATTTTTGTCAATTTTGTATACCACAACAAAATGGTTTTTATTCCAGTGTGCTACACAAGGGAAAGGAACCTCTTCTGTGAGGGTGTTGAAATCAATTTGGACTCCCATTGACCGGAATCCGAGATTTTCTGCTGCATCGCTTAGTCCAAGAAGGCTGCTTCCTTCACGTGTTGTTTCGGAAAGGTTACGGATCTGCTGCAGGGATATACTTTTACCATAATACTTACTTACGATCCTGAGACATGTAGGGCCGCAGTCTTTAGTATCTGGTTGCTTATAAAAAGGAAACTTTTTTTTCAAAACTACTACTCATTATAAAATGCCGTCAGCGGGTGACGACATTTACTTTAATTCAATTATATTTCAATGAAATGGTAAACCGCAAATAGTCCCATGGTCACTGTTTTTCTGCTCTTTTACATCTTGTCAGATGTGGTTTTTGTTTTTCCTAAGATAGTGAAATTTTCAAATGAATGATATTTATTTATTAAATCTCATCATCTTCTATTAATTCATCAATGAAGAACAAAATATCTTCACGATCATACTTATCAGGGAATTGGTATCCGTTGATGATAAAAATAGGGGTGAAGTTTAATCCTGCATTGCTGTTTTCATTAGACATCTCTACCAGTGGATTCAGGTTTTCTGATGTTACATTTCCTCCGGAAAGCGCATTGATTTTGCTTTCGTCCTTAGTTTCAAACCATTCTTCTACTGCGTGTAGAAACTCTTTTTCAGGCTTGTTATAGTAGATATGAGTTAAGTCTGAAATAAGTTGAGTATACTTTTCAGGAGCTCTTTCTGGGCTGTAATTAAATCTCATTTGTAAGGAGATATTATCAGGGTATTTTTCCAAAAGACCTTCTGCCAGTTTATGAGCATCTTTACAGAAACCGCAATATGGATTGGAAACGATAGAAATACGAAGTTTTGCATCTTTTTTTCCGACAGCAAAAGTTTCAGTATTCTGGAATTCGATTTTTGGATTCTGCTCCATCTGATTTTTGAAAAGCTCATAATTTCTTTTGAATCTAAGGTTTTTCGCATTAGACTTTTGAAGAGCCTCTTTTTGCTCAAGAAGAGTATTGAAATAAATAACAGCAGAGAATACCAAAGCCCATAGAATGACAGTCAATAAAAGTGTTCCCACGCTGAAAGACAGGTTCTCAAAAAATAAACTGCTTACTACTATCTGTGCAACAAGGATTGAAATGATCAAAAGGCAAACTCTGCAAAACGTTTTTTCTACAAAAGCCTGAATGTATAGAGAATACCCTATGGCAAGGACAGAAACAAAGGTAAATCCTTTTACAATATAAGCTGTAGCCGGTAAAAATAATCCCAGCACTGCAAGTCCTGCAAAATAGATCAGAGAAAAGTCTGCAAATTTTAACCCCAGAATACTGGTCTTATCCTGCTTTATAATTTTATCACATGAGTTGGTTGTCTGGCTGGCAGCAGCTCCACCACCACAGATACTTCCGATTACAGTAGATGTATTTCCGAATTTCTGATTGAAAATTTCCAGTGAAATATATACTCCAGTCAAAGAAAGAAGATTGAATAAGGCTTCATAAATGGTCTGGCTTATCAATGAATAGGCAAGAACAGCGGCAAAAATTAAATAAAGAACCGGTTTGAAATTGAAGGCCAGTTTATTTTCTGCATTTTCGGTTTTTTCAAATAACAGTACAAAATCAGTTGATTTGGTATAAAGTTCTTCTTTACCGAAGGTTTTTGCTTTCTCTGAGTATACTGAATAATTGCTGCCTGACTTTTTAACGAGAGAAAATGAATTTTCAACAATGGCAATAAATTCTTCCGGAAGTTCGTCCCAATATTCTTTGTCAAGTTCATAAGCATCATTTTTCACTCCCATAAAGTTAAGCGTGTCACTGAAAGCCAACGCAGATGGATAATTGGGATGTGAGTTGAACTGGAAAATAAATTCCTGTTTATCTAGTTTTAGGTGGTTAATTAGTTTGTCAAAAATCATGTTAATATTTTTATCTAAAATACACAGATGTTTTAAATATACAAAAATTTTTTTCTTTTATTAGTGAGATATAAATGACTGTTGGTAGATTTGATTTGACTTTCAATATTTTATTTTACAAAATTTGAGTTTCAAATTTCATCCTGAGATATGATATTCTAATAAAATTCTATGGCTTATCACTGCTTTAGAGTAGAACTTATTCATAGAATTATTTTTAATAAAGCAAAGAGGTTTAGCTAGGAATAATGAATTTTCAAATGAATTATTTTTAAATAGGTAAGGTCCAGCTCCCGCAGGCAAGGTATTTTAAAGTTTTCATGGTTATAGTTTACATAAAATTTTACCTGCGGGAAACAATGGAACCTTGCTTTGTAACAGAGTGTATTGTGTTTTTACCTGGAGCAAAGATGCATCTGCAGACTTCATAATCCAAGAAAAGTATGTCGGAATTGACAAATTTTGGGTTCTTTATTTGCCAGATTGAAGTTGTGTTTATGAAATAATATACTGATTTTCAATGTGTTAATGCTAGATATGGTGAGGTGATATAAAAAACTAAAAAATGCAATATTGTGCTTTAAAGAATATAGACAAAGGATCTTTTTTATGCTTTCCGTTGATATTTGCATGGGAACTTATACCTTTCTCACAGTTATCTGGAAATTCCTGTTTTAAAAAGTGGAAAAATAGAAATAATAAGTCTCTTATTTTCTGATTAAAATATCTTGAAATTTTTGAATATAAATAGTAGAAATATACCATAAAATACAGCAGATAACTCCAATTTTTAAAACGATGAAAACAGGGTGAAAACCGAATGTTTTTTATTTAAACAAATGTTTGATTCTATGGTAATTTAATAGGCTATACGGGCTTAAATGGTGTTTTTCATATTAAATACCAGTGTTGATTGCGATTTGTAATGATGTGGTATAAACTCAAAAAAACTTAAAAAATCATAAAGTTTTCATAAAGTTTTAAAAAAGGATGTAAATGTTTTTGTATTTATAAAATATGTCGTACTTTTACATCGCCTTGAATGAGGGAACAAGTCAAGGTAATAAATTTTTTTTCATCATTTGTGTTTTTAGAATCGTATCGCCTGATACGATTCTTTTTTTATTTATTTTTCATAGTTTAGGAGAAGGTCTATAAAGTAAGAATAGGTGACGGAGCCTTCCTGCTGATTGCTTTTCAGGAAGAGATTATTGGTGTATCCAAAAAAGTCATCCAGCCAGCCCTGATGGCTTAGCATAAAGCTCTTTTCATACAGCCGGTCTCTTTTCATGGCAGGAGAGTATTGATGAAGAATCTTCTTGACAAACTCAGGATCTTCCTCTACAATAAATCTTAAAAGGCTTTTTAAAGTGAAAAACTCAGTACTGTATCTCAATTCTTTATTACTGGAATGAACTCCTATTAGATATCCCACAAAATTAGCCTCCTGTTCTCTGGCAAAACCAAGCTGATGGGAACTTTCATGAGCGGTTGTGAAAGGGATGAATGTAGAAGGTAATTCAGCGTTATACTGAGCTTCAGCAGTAAAAGGATTGTAATATCCCAAAATGCCAGTAAAGCTCATTACATTTTTGAATAAACTGGGTTTAATATCCAAAATCTGAGGCGCTTTTTTATTGGAAATATAAGACGGTAATTTTGTCTGTTGATGCAGGATTTCCTTTTGTATAGAAGTAAGATTCGTAATAATGAACACGCCTTTGTTATCTTCACGGACTGCCTGCCTGGTTGCTTTGCATTTTTCAAGATAAGTAAGGGCTAGTTTCTTGGCTTTTTCTACATCCGGCTCTTTCTGACTGGAAAGTTTCTTGATGATGGGAGTCTGAAAATACAGCATTCCCCAAAAGACCTGATAGATAAAGTAAAAAATATTGATGATGATCAAAATCCTGAGCATAGAATCATGTCTTCTATGCTTTTTGAATAGCAGGATGAAATAGTATAAAAGAAAAGCACCCAATACAATATATATAAGATCTCCCATAGAAAATAGAATCCAGCTGAACAATGCCTGGTGTATTCCTTTTTGAAGTTCAAAAAAGTTTTCAAAAAACGAGATCATCACCCCGGATTTTGAGCAGACATAGAACAAAAGAAATTGGGCAAGTAATACACCTGCCCAAAACCTTTTCTTTTTATATATTGTTTTCGTTATATTAATGACCATTGCCTTTAGATATTTTATCAAGATCAATGCCCTGGGCTTTTAGAATCCCACTCACACGGATCGCATAAAATGCAAGATAAGCAAAACAAATAACCCCTACGATATAACTGAAATGAATATTCGTAATATCTGCAATATACCCCTGTATAATGCTGACGATACCTCCACCCATAATCATCATAATAAGTAATCCTGAACCCTGGTTAGTGTGCTTTCCAAGTCCGTTGATTGCCAATGCGAAAATACAAGGCCATAAGGTAGAGCAGAAAAGACCTACACTGGTAAATGCATACACAGATACCATTCCTGTAGTGAACATTCCTATCAATAGAGCGGTAATCCCAGCCAATGAGAAGATCAAAAGCATTCTTGCCGGGTTTCCTTTACTTAAGATATCACAGATAATCATTGCAATAATAATGAATCCGTATACATAAAATGGAGACAGATCATGCTTTGCAATAGCATTCACAAGTAAAAATACGCCAAATGCAAGATAAGGAGCTAAGAATCTTAAGACCTTTTTGAATCCGGCATTCACATCAAATGCTTCTATAGCACCTGTCCAACGGCCGATCATCAATGATGCCCAGTATAAAGAAATATAAGGAGCTACATCTTTGGTTTCAAATCCTAAGTTTTTTTCCATATAAGCCGGAAGATTACTGGCTGTGGAAACCTCTACTCCTACATACACGAAGATCGCGATCATTCCCATCACCAA is a window from the Chryseobacterium indologenes genome containing:
- a CDS encoding thioredoxin domain-containing protein, giving the protein MIFDKLINHLKLDKQEFIFQFNSHPNYPSALAFSDTLNFMGVKNDAYELDKEYWDELPEEFIAIVENSFSLVKKSGSNYSVYSEKAKTFGKEELYTKSTDFVLLFEKTENAENKLAFNFKPVLYLIFAAVLAYSLISQTIYEALFNLLSLTGVYISLEIFNQKFGNTSTVIGSICGGGAAASQTTNSCDKIIKQDKTSILGLKFADFSLIYFAGLAVLGLFLPATAYIVKGFTFVSVLAIGYSLYIQAFVEKTFCRVCLLIISILVAQIVVSSLFFENLSFSVGTLLLTVILWALVFSAVIYFNTLLEQKEALQKSNAKNLRFKRNYELFKNQMEQNPKIEFQNTETFAVGKKDAKLRISIVSNPYCGFCKDAHKLAEGLLEKYPDNISLQMRFNYSPERAPEKYTQLISDLTHIYYNKPEKEFLHAVEEWFETKDESKINALSGGNVTSENLNPLVEMSNENSNAGLNFTPIFIINGYQFPDKYDREDILFFIDELIEDDEI
- a CDS encoding DUF3810 domain-containing protein, encoding MVINITKTIYKKKRFWAGVLLAQFLLFYVCSKSGVMISFFENFFELQKGIHQALFSWILFSMGDLIYIVLGAFLLYYFILLFKKHRRHDSMLRILIIINIFYFIYQVFWGMLYFQTPIIKKLSSQKEPDVEKAKKLALTYLEKCKATRQAVREDNKGVFIITNLTSIQKEILHQQTKLPSYISNKKAPQILDIKPSLFKNVMSFTGILGYYNPFTAEAQYNAELPSTFIPFTTAHESSHQLGFAREQEANFVGYLIGVHSSNKELRYSTEFFTLKSLLRFIVEEDPEFVKKILHQYSPAMKRDRLYEKSFMLSHQGWLDDFFGYTNNLFLKSNQQEGSVTYSYFIDLLLNYEK
- a CDS encoding MFS transporter codes for the protein MSNYSKQTNWAQFIPLVTVFFFWGFVAASNDILIPVFQKAFNLSQTESMLVQICFYVAYTVGSLIYMIVSKSLKQDLINKIGYKNGLIVGLLISALGTLLFYPAANMHSFPLMISGLFIVGLGFSLQQIVANPLAIEVGPTETGSQRLTMAGGINNLGTTIGPLIVAFAIFGSASAGNTEASIESVKTPYLILGAAFALVALMLKFSSLPAVTPTNTENTEDSTPGEHRKSAFQYPQLVMGMIAIFVYVGVEVSTASNLPAYMEKNLGFETKDVAPYISLYWASLMIGRWTGAIEAFDVNAGFKKVLRFLAPYLAFGVFLLVNAIAKHDLSPFYVYGFIIIAMIICDILSKGNPARMLLIFSLAGITALLIGMFTTGMVSVYAFTSVGLFCSTLWPCIFALAINGLGKHTNQGSGLLIMMIMGGGIVSIIQGYIADITNIHFSYIVGVICFAYLAFYAIRVSGILKAQGIDLDKISKGNGH